A single window of Streptomyces cathayae DNA harbors:
- a CDS encoding ABC transporter substrate-binding protein, whose protein sequence is MRTPSRRRPPRAALAAAAAGTLLAPLLSGCWVGAGGAGSGGDAVNVLMVNNPQMVELQKLTAAHFTEETGIKVNFTVLPENDVRDKISQDFANQAGQYDVATLSNYEIPIYARNGWLREMDSYVDEDTAYDEQDVLEPMRRSLSGDDGRLYGQPFYGESSFLMYRKDILEREGLTMPADPTWEQVADIAAKLDGAEPGMKGICLRGLPGWGEVMAPLTTVVNTFGGTWFDEDWNARLDSPEWHRATKFYVDLVREHGQAGAAQSGFAECLNNTTQGKTAMWYDATSAAGSLESAGSPVKGRMGYAPAPVEKTESAGWLYTWAWGIQNASRNPDNAWKFVSWASGKEYEQLVGDEIGWSNVPAGKRASTYENPDYRAEAAAFQEMTRLAIGRARPDDPGVQPRPAPGIQFVGIPEFTDLGTRVSQEISAAIAGRQSVESALRKSQQLAEEISEEYEGR, encoded by the coding sequence ATGCGAACCCCGAGCCGGCGGCGGCCGCCGCGAGCCGCACTCGCCGCGGCCGCCGCAGGGACGCTGCTCGCCCCGCTGCTCTCCGGCTGCTGGGTCGGAGCGGGCGGGGCCGGATCCGGCGGTGACGCCGTCAACGTCCTGATGGTCAACAACCCGCAGATGGTGGAGTTGCAGAAGCTGACCGCCGCGCACTTCACCGAGGAGACCGGCATCAAGGTGAACTTCACCGTGCTGCCGGAGAACGACGTCCGCGACAAGATCAGCCAGGACTTCGCCAACCAGGCCGGCCAGTACGACGTCGCCACCCTCTCCAACTACGAGATCCCGATCTACGCCCGCAACGGCTGGCTCCGGGAGATGGACTCCTACGTCGACGAGGACACCGCCTACGACGAACAGGACGTCCTGGAGCCGATGCGCCGGTCCCTCAGCGGCGACGACGGCAGGCTCTACGGCCAGCCCTTCTACGGCGAGTCCTCGTTCCTGATGTACCGCAAGGACATCCTCGAGCGGGAGGGCCTGACGATGCCGGCCGACCCCACCTGGGAGCAGGTGGCCGACATCGCCGCGAAACTCGACGGGGCCGAGCCCGGCATGAAGGGCATCTGCCTGCGCGGTCTGCCCGGCTGGGGCGAGGTCATGGCGCCGCTGACGACCGTGGTGAACACCTTCGGCGGCACCTGGTTCGACGAGGACTGGAACGCCCGCCTCGACTCCCCCGAGTGGCACCGGGCGACGAAGTTCTACGTCGACCTGGTCCGCGAGCACGGCCAGGCCGGCGCCGCCCAGTCCGGCTTCGCCGAGTGCCTGAACAACACCACCCAGGGAAAGACCGCCATGTGGTACGACGCCACCTCCGCGGCCGGCTCCCTGGAGTCCGCCGGCTCCCCCGTCAAGGGCAGGATGGGCTACGCCCCCGCCCCCGTCGAGAAGACGGAGTCGGCCGGCTGGCTCTACACCTGGGCCTGGGGCATCCAGAACGCCTCCCGGAACCCGGACAACGCCTGGAAGTTCGTTTCCTGGGCCTCCGGCAAGGAGTACGAGCAGCTGGTCGGCGACGAGATCGGCTGGTCGAACGTCCCGGCCGGCAAGCGCGCCTCCACCTACGAGAACCCCGACTACCGCGCGGAGGCCGCGGCCTTCCAGGAGATGACCCGGCTGGCCATCGGGCGAGCCCGCCCGGACGACCCGGGTGTGCAGCCGCGGCCCGCGCCCGGCATCCAGTTCGTCGGCATCCCCGAGTTCACGGACCTCGGCACCCGGGTCTCCCAGGAGATCAGCGCGGCCATCGCCGGACGCCAGTCCGTCGAGTCGGCCCTGAGGAAGTCCCAGCAGCTCGCCGAAGAGATCTCCGAGGAGTACGAGGGACGATGA
- a CDS encoding DeoR/GlpR family DNA-binding transcription regulator, whose amino-acid sequence MRDRTAEERQREIVRVARATGSVDVTALATDLGVAKETVRRDLRALEDHGLVRRTHGGAYPVESAAFETTLAFRATSHVAEKRRVANAAAELLGDAETVFVDEGFTPQLIAEALPRDRPLTVVTASLPVAGALAETGTMSVLLLGGRVRSGTLATVDHWTTKMLSGFVVDLAFIGANGISREHGLTTPDPAVSQVKTQAVRAARRVVFAGVHTKFGAVSFCRFAEVGALEAIVTSTLLPASEAHRYSLLGPQVIRV is encoded by the coding sequence ATGCGTGACAGAACGGCCGAAGAGCGCCAGCGGGAGATCGTGCGGGTGGCGCGCGCCACCGGCTCGGTCGACGTCACGGCGCTCGCCACCGATCTGGGCGTGGCCAAGGAGACCGTGCGACGGGACCTGCGCGCGCTGGAGGACCACGGCCTGGTGCGCCGCACCCATGGCGGCGCCTATCCCGTGGAGAGCGCCGCCTTCGAGACCACGCTCGCCTTCCGCGCCACCAGCCATGTGGCCGAGAAGCGCAGGGTCGCGAACGCCGCGGCCGAGTTGCTCGGCGACGCGGAGACGGTCTTCGTCGACGAGGGCTTCACCCCGCAGCTCATCGCCGAGGCACTGCCCCGGGACCGGCCGCTCACCGTGGTCACCGCCTCCCTGCCGGTCGCGGGCGCGCTCGCCGAGACCGGCACCATGTCCGTGCTGCTGCTCGGCGGCCGGGTCCGCTCCGGCACCCTCGCCACCGTCGACCACTGGACGACGAAGATGCTCTCCGGCTTCGTCGTCGACCTGGCGTTCATCGGCGCCAACGGCATCTCCCGCGAACACGGGCTGACCACGCCCGACCCGGCGGTCAGCCAGGTCAAGACGCAGGCGGTCCGAGCCGCGCGCCGGGTGGTGTTCGCGGGCGTCCACACCAAGTTCGGGGCGGTCAGCTTCTGCCGGTTCGCCGAGGTCGGCGCGTTGGAAGCGATCGTCACGAGCACGCTGCTCCCGGCGTCCGAGGCCCATCGCTACTCCCTGCTGGGACCCCAGGTCATCCGGGTCTGA
- a CDS encoding NAD-dependent epimerase/dehydratase family protein, translated as MPAPRTVLLTGAAGGLGTLMRGLLPDYGYRLRLLDLHPVEGEPDAIVADLADQEAVREAVRGVDAIIHLAGISLEASFEKILAANIEGTYHLYEAAREEGVGRIVFASSNHAVGYTPRPAADGPLIPVDTPHRPDTFYGLSKCFGEDLAQLYWDKHGLETVSVRIGSCFPEPTSVRMLSIWMSPADGARLLHAALTAEHVGHTVVHGSSANTRLWWDLASARALGYDPQDDSEPFAAKLVAEQGELDPDNEAHARIGGHFVTDPPIWPY; from the coding sequence ATGCCCGCTCCCCGCACCGTTCTGCTCACCGGCGCCGCCGGCGGCCTCGGCACCCTGATGCGGGGCCTGCTCCCGGACTACGGCTACCGGCTGCGCCTGCTCGACCTGCACCCGGTCGAGGGCGAGCCGGACGCGATCGTCGCGGACCTGGCCGACCAGGAGGCCGTGCGCGAGGCGGTCCGCGGTGTCGACGCGATCATCCACCTCGCGGGCATCTCCCTCGAGGCCTCCTTCGAGAAGATCCTCGCGGCGAACATCGAGGGCACCTACCACCTGTACGAGGCCGCACGAGAGGAGGGCGTCGGGCGCATCGTCTTCGCCTCCTCCAACCACGCCGTCGGCTACACCCCCCGCCCTGCGGCCGACGGCCCGCTCATCCCCGTCGACACCCCGCACCGCCCGGACACCTTCTACGGTCTGTCCAAGTGCTTCGGCGAGGACCTCGCCCAGCTCTACTGGGACAAGCACGGCCTGGAGACCGTCTCCGTACGCATCGGGTCCTGTTTCCCCGAGCCGACCAGTGTGCGGATGCTCTCGATCTGGATGAGCCCCGCCGACGGCGCCCGCCTCCTGCACGCCGCCCTGACCGCCGAGCACGTCGGACACACGGTCGTCCACGGCTCCTCCGCCAACACACGCCTGTGGTGGGACCTCGCCTCCGCGCGTGCGCTCGGTTACGACCCGCAGGACGACTCCGAACCGTTCGCCGCGAAGCTCGTCGCCGAGCAGGGCGAGCTGGATCCGGACAACGAGGCGCACGCGCGCATCGGCGGCCACTTCGTGACCGACCCGCCGATCTGGCCGTACTGA
- a CDS encoding 5-dehydro-4-deoxyglucarate dehydratase, which yields MTPAPLAARLGNPSGPLFFPVTAYGTDGAIDLDTYRLHVRRGVEAGAAAVFACCGTGEFHALTPEEFEVCVRAAVEAAEGRVPVVAGAGYGTGLAVHWAGLAERAGADGLLAMPPYLVRAGQEGLLRHYRELAAATTLPVIVYQRDNAVFTPASVVGLSRTDGIIGLKDGHGDLDLLQRTLSAVRTEAPGDFLYFNGLPTAELTQPAYRGIGVTLYSSAVFCFLPEVALACHQALRTGDRATVDRLLDGFYRPFVELRDQGPGYAVSLVKAGVRLRGLDVGEVRPPLDEPSGDHVEQLARLIERGLALLEEAK from the coding sequence GTGACGCCAGCCCCTCTCGCCGCCCGACTCGGCAACCCCAGCGGACCGCTGTTCTTCCCGGTCACCGCCTACGGAACCGACGGCGCCATCGACCTCGACACCTACCGGCTCCATGTACGGCGCGGGGTCGAGGCCGGGGCCGCCGCCGTCTTCGCCTGCTGTGGGACCGGGGAGTTCCACGCCCTGACGCCCGAGGAGTTCGAGGTCTGTGTGCGGGCCGCCGTCGAAGCGGCCGAGGGACGCGTCCCGGTCGTCGCGGGCGCCGGCTACGGCACCGGGCTCGCGGTGCACTGGGCCGGACTCGCCGAACGCGCCGGGGCGGACGGGCTGCTCGCCATGCCGCCCTACCTGGTACGGGCCGGCCAGGAGGGGCTGCTGCGGCACTACCGGGAGCTCGCCGCGGCGACCACCCTGCCGGTGATCGTCTACCAGCGCGACAACGCCGTGTTCACCCCCGCGAGCGTCGTCGGACTGTCCCGCACCGACGGGATCATCGGCCTCAAGGACGGCCACGGCGACCTCGACCTCCTGCAGCGGACCCTCAGCGCCGTACGCACCGAGGCTCCCGGCGACTTCCTCTACTTCAACGGGCTGCCCACCGCCGAACTGACCCAGCCCGCCTACCGGGGCATCGGCGTCACCCTCTACTCGTCCGCGGTGTTCTGTTTCCTGCCCGAGGTCGCCCTCGCCTGCCATCAGGCCCTGCGCACCGGCGACCGGGCCACCGTGGACCGCCTGCTGGACGGCTTCTACCGGCCCTTCGTCGAACTGCGCGACCAGGGCCCCGGGTACGCCGTCTCCCTGGTCAAGGCCGGGGTGCGGCTGCGCGGGCTCGACGTGGGCGAGGTGCGGCCGCCGCTGGACGAACCGTCCGGGGATCATGTCGAACAACTCGCCCGGCTGATCGAGCGAGGGCTCGCGCTGCTCGAGGAGGCCAAGTGA
- a CDS encoding MFS transporter: protein MTTNRTTGGTPDGPTWALVRVLRDPNAGLLLAGVVVSGFGTSALWLASGIWVKDLTGSDGLAALCLLAMWAPTLAGPLLGTLSDRVRRKPLLIGTSLLMAALLLTLVTVDSPQTLWLLFTVLFVYGAAGVVNDAAESALAATAVDRSLLGDLGGLRMTATEGMKLLAPLAGAGLYTAHGGAAVAFLDAVTFAGAAVLYLFLQVREERPAPPAPGRRGQTAEGIRFLRSHPALRPLVLAGGATMLCAGLNGALVYAVVDGLGHSPAYSGVLYAVQGAGSVVLGLCAGPALRRLGERRFAAYGIVLLAGGVALRAVPSDPVAWACSAAIGAGLPALLIAALTAVQRETPGPLLGRVTATANTLVFTPNVIGLAAGAALVELIDHRPVLAALGLALLVPAARLFQSAASAERTDSRSSSDAKPAW from the coding sequence ATGACGACGAACAGGACGACAGGCGGGACGCCGGACGGCCCGACGTGGGCGCTGGTGCGCGTGCTCCGTGACCCGAATGCCGGGCTCCTCCTCGCCGGGGTCGTGGTCTCCGGCTTCGGCACCTCCGCGCTGTGGCTCGCCTCCGGGATCTGGGTCAAGGACCTCACCGGCTCGGACGGTCTGGCCGCCCTGTGCCTGCTGGCCATGTGGGCGCCCACCCTGGCCGGCCCACTGCTGGGCACACTCTCCGACAGGGTCCGCCGCAAGCCCCTGCTGATCGGCACGAGTCTGCTGATGGCCGCGCTTCTGCTCACCCTCGTCACCGTCGACTCGCCGCAGACCCTGTGGCTCCTCTTCACCGTCCTGTTCGTGTACGGCGCGGCAGGCGTCGTGAACGACGCGGCCGAGTCGGCGCTGGCCGCCACCGCCGTGGACCGGTCGCTCCTCGGTGACCTGGGCGGGCTGCGCATGACCGCCACCGAGGGCATGAAACTGCTGGCCCCACTGGCGGGCGCGGGCCTCTACACGGCCCACGGCGGAGCGGCAGTCGCCTTTCTGGACGCGGTCACGTTCGCGGGCGCGGCGGTGCTGTACCTGTTCCTGCAGGTCCGCGAGGAGCGTCCCGCACCGCCGGCCCCCGGCCGACGTGGACAAACCGCCGAGGGCATCCGCTTCCTCCGCTCCCACCCGGCCCTGCGGCCCCTGGTCCTGGCGGGTGGCGCCACGATGCTGTGCGCGGGACTGAACGGTGCGCTGGTCTACGCCGTCGTCGACGGCCTCGGCCACTCCCCCGCGTACTCCGGTGTGCTGTACGCCGTCCAGGGCGCCGGGTCGGTGGTTCTCGGCCTGTGCGCGGGGCCCGCCCTGCGCCGCCTGGGCGAGCGGCGGTTCGCGGCGTACGGGATCGTCCTGCTGGCCGGCGGGGTGGCGCTGCGGGCGGTGCCGTCCGATCCGGTGGCGTGGGCGTGCAGCGCGGCGATCGGTGCGGGGCTGCCCGCCCTGCTGATCGCCGCGCTGACCGCCGTGCAGCGCGAGACCCCGGGCCCGCTGCTGGGCCGGGTCACCGCCACCGCCAACACCCTGGTGTTCACCCCGAACGTGATCGGGCTGGCGGCCGGCGCGGCGCTGGTGGAGCTGATCGACCACCGGCCCGTGCTGGCCGCCCTCGGACTCGCCCTGCTGGTGCCGGCGGCAAGGCTGTTTCAGAGCGCGGCGAGCGCCGAGCGTACCGACTCCAGGTCGTCGTCCGATGCCAAGCCGGCGTGGTAG
- a CDS encoding TIGR03086 family metal-binding protein has translation MTDSILDLGPQVRVVARLAEGVADVQLVDGTPCPRYAVRDILGHLVGLSAAFRDAGRKDLGATTDTSPDTALPDLGPGWREELPRVLGELADAWRDPGAWTGMTRAGGVDLPGEVAGAVAADELVIHGWDLARATGQDYAPDPAALEAAHAFLRAAAAEPGRDGGEGIFGPVVPVPSDAPLLDRTVGLGGRDPGWTRKA, from the coding sequence ATGACCGACTCGATTCTCGACCTCGGGCCGCAGGTGCGGGTCGTGGCGCGGCTTGCCGAGGGGGTCGCCGACGTGCAGCTCGTGGACGGGACGCCCTGCCCGCGGTACGCGGTGCGCGACATCCTGGGCCACCTCGTGGGGCTGTCCGCCGCCTTTCGCGACGCCGGGCGCAAGGACCTCGGCGCCACCACCGACACCAGCCCGGACACCGCCCTGCCGGACCTCGGGCCCGGCTGGCGCGAGGAGCTGCCCCGAGTGCTCGGCGAACTCGCCGACGCCTGGCGGGACCCCGGGGCCTGGACCGGCATGACCAGGGCCGGGGGAGTGGACCTGCCGGGCGAGGTGGCCGGAGCCGTGGCCGCCGACGAACTGGTGATCCACGGCTGGGACCTGGCCCGCGCCACCGGCCAGGACTACGCGCCCGACCCCGCCGCCCTCGAGGCCGCGCACGCCTTCCTCCGCGCCGCCGCGGCGGAACCCGGCCGGGACGGCGGCGAGGGCATCTTCGGCCCCGTGGTGCCGGTGCCGTCCGACGCCCCGCTGCTGGACCGGACCGTGGGGCTGGGCGGCCGCGATCCGGGGTGGACGCGAAAGGCCTGA
- a CDS encoding GntR family transcriptional regulator: MTSVPLPIPSRTQYVLEEIKRRILTGRLTPGQALVEADLAAQFGVSKTPVREALKTLAGTGLVVMSQYKGVTVRMVDADMAREVQDVRLLLEPEALRRTVRRGASLDAARDALTRADEATDTAERSLSNREFHRALYMPCGNPLLGRMLDEVRDQAALVSAVAWAADPSWEREASEHREILRLALDKDADGAARALHAHIASFVRRAFPDADLETRAPRAAQEAPEAPNQKSEDGQA; the protein is encoded by the coding sequence ATGACCTCTGTGCCCCTGCCGATCCCCTCCCGCACGCAGTACGTGCTGGAGGAGATCAAACGACGCATCCTCACCGGCCGGCTGACACCGGGCCAGGCCCTGGTCGAGGCCGACCTCGCCGCGCAGTTCGGGGTGTCCAAGACCCCGGTGCGCGAGGCCCTCAAGACCCTGGCCGGTACCGGGCTGGTCGTGATGAGCCAGTACAAGGGCGTCACGGTGCGCATGGTCGACGCGGACATGGCGCGCGAGGTCCAGGACGTGCGGCTCCTCCTCGAACCCGAGGCGCTCCGGCGCACCGTCCGGCGCGGTGCCTCCCTGGACGCCGCGCGCGACGCGCTGACCCGGGCCGACGAGGCCACCGACACCGCCGAACGCTCCCTGAGCAACCGCGAGTTCCACCGCGCGCTGTACATGCCGTGCGGCAACCCGCTGCTCGGCCGGATGCTCGACGAGGTCCGCGACCAGGCGGCACTCGTCTCCGCCGTGGCCTGGGCCGCCGACCCCTCCTGGGAGCGGGAGGCGAGCGAGCACCGCGAGATCCTGCGGCTCGCCCTCGACAAGGACGCGGACGGCGCGGCACGCGCCCTGCACGCGCACATCGCCTCCTTCGTGCGCCGGGCCTTTCCCGACGCGGACCTCGAGACCCGGGCACCCCGGGCGGCCCAGGAAGCACCGGAAGCCCCGAACCAGAAGAGCGAGGACGGTCAGGCATGA
- a CDS encoding dihydrodipicolinate synthase family protein, with translation MTTTFETQRAALADVVAIPVTPFAEDGSVDQAGYRALLRRLLDAGVTTLTPNGNTGEFYALTPEERRTVAELTMKETGDGSSVLVGVGHDIPTAVASARHARDLGARMVMVHQPVHPYVSQSGWVDYHRAVAEAVPELGVVPYIRNARLTGSRLAELADTCPNVIGVKYSVPDAAKFAAFARDAGIERFVWVAGLAEPYAPSYFSAGATGFTSGLVNVAPSVSLNMIGALRSGDYATAMKVWEQIRRFEELRGADGSADNVTVVKEALASLGLCRREVRPPSRQLAEHERAEVAAIAAGWSV, from the coding sequence ATGACGACGACGTTCGAGACCCAGCGGGCGGCCCTGGCCGACGTGGTGGCGATCCCGGTGACCCCGTTCGCCGAGGACGGCTCCGTCGACCAGGCCGGCTACCGGGCCCTGCTGCGCCGCCTCCTCGACGCCGGCGTCACCACCCTGACCCCCAACGGCAACACCGGCGAGTTCTACGCCCTGACGCCCGAGGAGCGGCGCACCGTCGCCGAGCTGACCATGAAGGAGACCGGTGACGGCTCGTCCGTCCTGGTCGGCGTGGGCCACGACATACCGACCGCGGTCGCCTCCGCCCGGCACGCCCGTGACCTCGGCGCACGGATGGTGATGGTGCACCAGCCCGTCCACCCCTACGTCTCCCAGAGCGGCTGGGTCGACTACCACCGCGCCGTCGCCGAGGCCGTGCCGGAACTGGGTGTCGTCCCCTACATCCGCAACGCCCGGCTCACCGGCTCCCGCCTCGCCGAACTCGCCGACACCTGCCCCAACGTCATCGGTGTGAAGTACTCCGTACCGGACGCGGCGAAGTTCGCCGCCTTCGCGCGGGACGCCGGCATCGAGCGGTTCGTGTGGGTCGCCGGGCTGGCCGAGCCGTACGCCCCCTCCTACTTCTCGGCGGGTGCCACCGGCTTCACCTCCGGCCTGGTCAACGTCGCCCCGTCGGTGTCGCTGAACATGATCGGGGCGCTCCGGTCGGGCGACTACGCGACCGCCATGAAGGTCTGGGAGCAGATCCGCCGTTTCGAGGAACTGCGCGGTGCCGACGGTTCCGCCGACAACGTCACCGTCGTCAAGGAGGCCCTCGCCTCCCTCGGCCTGTGCCGCCGCGAGGTCCGCCCGCCGAGCAGGCAACTGGCCGAGCACGAGCGGGCCGAGGTCGCCGCGATAGCCGCGGGGTGGTCCGTATGA
- the araD gene encoding L-arabinonate dehydratase, translating to MSTPVNTPVNASTNVSTDVPRKRPEELRSHQWYGTDGLRSFSHRARTRQLGYLPEEHLGKPVIAVLNTWSDINPCHSHLRDRAQAVKRGVWQAGGFPLEFPVSTLSETFQKPTPMLYRNLLALETEELLRSYPVDGAVLMGGCDKSTPALLMGAASADLPAVFVPAGPMLPGHWRGEVLGSGTDMWKYWDDKRAGVIGDCEMQEIESGLARSPGHCMTMGTASTLTAAAEALGVTVPGASSIPAVDSGHDRMAAAAGLRIVELVHRDRKLSDILTAEAFEDAVTTVLGLGGSTNAVIHLIAMAGRAGVGLTLDDFDRIARTVPVLANVRPGGQTYLMEDFHFAGGLPGFLSRIPDLLHLDRPTVCHDTLREQIAGARVHHDDVIRPRDKPVADEGGLAVLRGNLCPDGAVIKHIAAEPHLLRHTGPAVVFDDYRTMQRTINDPALNITADHVLVLRNSGPKGGPGMPEYGMLPLPDHLLKQGVRDMVRISDARMSGTSYGTCVLHVAPESYVGGPLALVRTGDSITLDVEQRKLQLNVDDEELARRRAEWTPPPVRYERGYGALYNEQITQADTGCDFEFLARPGAVQDPYAG from the coding sequence ATGAGCACACCGGTGAACACCCCGGTGAACGCCTCGACGAATGTCTCGACGGACGTCCCGAGGAAGCGGCCCGAGGAGCTGCGCAGCCACCAGTGGTACGGCACGGACGGGCTGCGCTCCTTCAGCCACCGCGCCCGCACCCGCCAGCTCGGCTACCTGCCCGAGGAGCACCTGGGCAAGCCCGTCATCGCCGTGCTCAACACCTGGTCCGACATCAACCCCTGCCACAGTCACCTGCGCGACCGCGCGCAGGCGGTCAAGCGGGGCGTCTGGCAGGCAGGCGGCTTCCCGCTCGAGTTCCCGGTCTCCACGCTCAGCGAGACCTTCCAGAAGCCGACCCCGATGCTCTACCGCAACCTCCTCGCCCTGGAGACCGAGGAACTGCTGCGCTCCTACCCGGTCGACGGCGCCGTGCTGATGGGCGGCTGCGACAAGTCCACGCCCGCCCTGCTCATGGGCGCGGCCAGCGCCGACCTGCCGGCGGTCTTCGTCCCGGCCGGGCCCATGCTGCCGGGCCACTGGCGGGGCGAGGTGCTCGGTTCCGGCACCGACATGTGGAAGTACTGGGACGACAAGCGGGCCGGCGTCATCGGCGACTGCGAGATGCAGGAGATCGAGAGCGGCCTGGCCCGCTCGCCCGGCCACTGCATGACCATGGGGACGGCCTCCACGCTGACCGCCGCCGCCGAGGCCCTCGGCGTCACGGTCCCGGGCGCCTCCAGCATCCCCGCCGTCGACTCCGGGCACGACAGGATGGCCGCCGCGGCCGGCCTGCGCATCGTCGAACTGGTCCACCGGGACCGGAAACTGAGCGACATCCTCACCGCGGAGGCCTTCGAGGACGCGGTGACCACCGTCCTGGGCCTGGGCGGCTCCACCAACGCCGTGATCCATCTGATCGCGATGGCCGGCCGCGCGGGCGTCGGACTCACCCTCGACGACTTCGACCGCATCGCCCGCACCGTCCCGGTGCTGGCCAACGTACGGCCCGGCGGACAGACGTACCTGATGGAGGACTTCCACTTCGCGGGCGGTCTGCCCGGCTTCCTCTCCCGGATACCGGACCTGCTCCACCTGGACCGGCCCACCGTCTGCCACGACACCCTGCGCGAACAGATCGCCGGCGCGCGGGTGCACCACGACGACGTCATCCGGCCCCGGGACAAGCCGGTCGCCGACGAGGGCGGGCTCGCCGTACTGCGCGGCAACCTCTGTCCGGACGGCGCCGTCATCAAGCACATCGCCGCCGAACCGCACCTGCTGCGGCACACCGGACCCGCGGTCGTCTTCGACGACTACCGGACCATGCAGCGCACCATCAACGACCCGGCGCTGAACATCACCGCCGACCATGTGCTGGTGCTGCGCAACTCCGGCCCCAAGGGCGGGCCCGGGATGCCCGAGTACGGGATGCTGCCCCTGCCCGACCACCTGCTCAAGCAGGGGGTGCGGGACATGGTGCGGATCTCCGACGCCCGGATGAGCGGCACGAGTTACGGCACCTGCGTGCTGCACGTCGCCCCCGAGTCGTACGTCGGCGGGCCGCTGGCGCTGGTACGCACCGGCGACTCGATCACCCTCGACGTCGAGCAGCGGAAACTGCAACTCAACGTGGACGACGAGGAGCTGGCGCGCCGCAGGGCCGAGTGGACGCCGCCGCCCGTGCGCTACGAGCGCGGCTACGGCGCGCTCTACAACGAGCAGATCACCCAGGCCGACACCGGCTGCGACTTCGAGTTCCTCGCCCGGCCGGGCGCGGTGCAGGACCCCTACGCGGGCTGA
- a CDS encoding carbohydrate ABC transporter permease: MAQAAAVAKPPTPPRRRRASATPRRLPYLLIAPAGLLMLGFIAYPVISVFYYSLQHYNPTKPWRNGFAGFDNFVHLFTEDPLFWDTLVFSAKWVFVEVGLQLMFGLALALIVNQTFVGRGIGRALVFSPWAVSGVLTSAIWVLLYNSQTGITRYLADMGIGDYGTSWLSDTSTVFSAVVVADLWRGVPFFAILILADLQSVSKDLYEAAEVDGASRFQQFTHITLPHLKDAIILSTLLRAVWEFNNVDLLYTLTGGGPAGVTTTLPLYIANTSVDAHNFGYASALTTVAFVILLFCSIVYLRLSKFGGESK, translated from the coding sequence ATGGCCCAAGCCGCAGCCGTGGCGAAACCGCCCACGCCACCGAGGCGGCGCCGTGCCTCCGCCACGCCGCGCAGACTGCCGTACCTGCTGATCGCCCCGGCGGGACTGCTCATGCTGGGCTTCATCGCCTACCCCGTCATCAGCGTCTTCTACTACAGCCTGCAGCACTACAACCCCACCAAGCCGTGGCGGAACGGATTCGCGGGCTTCGACAACTTCGTCCACCTCTTCACCGAGGACCCGCTGTTCTGGGACACCCTGGTCTTCAGCGCCAAGTGGGTCTTCGTCGAGGTCGGCCTGCAGCTGATGTTCGGGCTCGCGCTGGCGCTCATCGTCAACCAGACCTTCGTCGGCCGGGGCATCGGCCGCGCCCTGGTCTTCTCCCCGTGGGCCGTCTCCGGCGTACTGACCTCGGCGATCTGGGTGCTCCTCTACAACTCCCAGACCGGCATCACGCGTTACCTCGCCGACATGGGCATCGGCGACTACGGCACCAGCTGGCTGTCGGACACCTCCACCGTCTTCTCGGCGGTGGTCGTCGCCGACCTGTGGCGCGGCGTCCCCTTCTTCGCCATCCTCATCCTGGCCGACCTCCAGTCCGTCTCCAAGGACCTGTACGAGGCCGCAGAGGTCGACGGGGCCAGCCGCTTCCAGCAGTTCACGCACATCACCCTGCCCCACCTCAAGGACGCCATCATCCTGTCCACACTGCTGCGCGCGGTGTGGGAGTTCAACAACGTCGACCTGCTCTACACCCTGACCGGCGGCGGACCGGCCGGCGTGACCACGACGCTCCCCCTCTACATCGCCAACACCAGCGTCGACGCCCACAACTTCGGTTACGCCTCGGCGCTCACCACGGTCGCGTTCGTGATTCTGCTCTTCTGCTCGATCGTCTACCTGCGGCTGAGCAAGTTCGGAGGCGAAAGCAAGTGA